The Cryptomeria japonica chromosome 2, Sugi_1.0, whole genome shotgun sequence region TGGGCCACAAAGACATTCTAGTAATGTCAGATAGAAGATTGGAGAATATTTAGTAATTTATTAAGGATTTGATGAACTCCATGAATTGTCTTAGTGTGAGAGGTATGGCATGCCAACAAAGTGTAGAAAAACTCTTTTGATACCTTGTCACCAATTTTGAGCTTGTTTAATTTGGATTTGATTTTAGCACTGTGGGTAAAATGtgcatctataaattttttttgcaattgtATAGGATCAAACAATTGAGCTTCCAAGGTGATGACTACTTGGAAAAGCTCCTAATTTTTAGCCTCATATGAGAAGAAATGGTAGAAGGCCAATTGATACCCCAAAATAGGAAGTAACCTAACTATAAGAATTATGAAAACAATCCACCACTTGATCAAAATAATATCATGAAAGGGACATTTCTCAATATTCTTGACATGTTGGACATGAGTGGATGTGGCCTTACATGAGTAAGAAAAGCCATTTTAAAGAAGAATTGACCCTTCATAGCTTAAGGAGCCACAATTTTCTATTCATTACATAATGGTTTGATGGGTAAGGAATAACAATTAGCAAAAGTAAAGAAGGATTGTACCAAAATCATAGCAATGTGATCAAGTCATTTTAAAAATTTATCAAACTTGTCTTCCAATTTGGTCCATGTCTACCAAGGTGAttgatctatgtgaaaatcaaagTTAGGGTTCAAAAGACTCAATTCATTGCATGTGTAGAAACCAAGTTTGTCTTGTGCTAGTTGTCAAGCATATAGGAAGAGTTTCCCATTTATTGTGGGGTAATTTAATCCTATTAAAACTTCCTATTGCAAAACCAAAGTGTTGGCTAGAATCAAATCAAATATGTAGCACCAAAGGGCCAATATTTTGATATCATCATTGaaagaataaatattaataattactTCAAATCAATAATTACCTAAATGGAAAAGGGCCGATACCATTGCATTAGTTAGGTCACATCCATGATCAGCCAAAATATGATACCATGTAGGTTAGATGAAAGAAATAAATCTATGACAACTACCTACATGATTTGAATAAAGAGAAAAACTAGAAGGTCAAATGGTATGAaaagaaattgaaagaaaaaaatcaaaaactttaaCCTCTTGAAGGAAAAGAATGTCTAAATTTGGAAATCAAATTCAAATATCTTGAATGAATTATATTTTAGGGAGTTATGTAAGATAACCAACAATAATAAAATTTTCAAGCCATTTATAGGCTTCTAAAAAAATCTGAGTGGAAGCACGATATTTGGAGGTGGACTAGGAGACTTACCTCGTGAAACACATCGGGATGAATTTCCTTGCTCATTAGGTGGAGGGGGCCATCAAATGATACCATGACGCTTTTAACACCATCAACTATGGAGCAATGAAAAGGTGAATCCATCTAAAAGGGGCAATAGGAAAGTCCCTTTGGCCTACCTAATTCAAAAGATATacaaaaaatgcaaacaaaaattagAAGGTTCCTAAAAAATTATGATGTGACATGCACAAAAAagccaaaaaaatagaaaaaccatAGCAGAGCCTAGTATTTAAGAAATTTTACTTTCATATTAGAAACTATAATTATATTGATAGTCTCTACAAAGGACATCTCATATGCTTCACTATCATTTGTATCAATTTAACTACTACAATATTGTATTTTTGTTTGATGTCAACAACATTTCTTCCTTTTTAAAAAAGAAtgctaaaatcataaaacatgCCTAATTAAATATATATTCAAAGAGTGTAATAAACCATAGGGTATCTAGAGACCTAGTTCTCCCTCATAAACATAAATATAATGCCTACCCATATTACCAACATGTGTAATTACAAGTGTCATGCATATACTTTTCATTCTCTAGATAAAGGAAAAGGTTCATGCAACCACATGACAATCAAGGTACTATTTATCTATTTCCTATCCTAAGATTAATTGTTATATTGGCAAAAATTATATAAGCACTAGATTCAATATAAAGATatcattatatccacaaatatggAGAATTAAACAATTTTTTTGTTAGCTTGATGGTCTTCCCATTAATATTTCAACAACTTCATTTATATTTCCATTTTTTCCCTAGGTGTATTATAGGTACCTGAAAATTGGACTTCTCCTATGGGCTAGGCAACAATATTGTAGGTATACgatattttatacaaaatttatagTTTCATTTCATGAAACATTTTTATTGGGTAGAATTTTTAAAAGAATAAAGAGTAgagatgaaataaaaaaaattataagaattgctagacacctaaaattgttctttaattaaataaaagatttaatttatttaattaatttactaagactcttctttctattttaaataaatatttattatttatttaatctcatCCCTCTTTGCCAACTTAAAtgaatattgtatttatttatttaatatgtgTGACCTCTTTCACTATTAATTAAAtgggaatttttatttatttattatttaatggtcccttctttcccaaattaaatatatattttaattatttaatttgtgtggcttttcttttattaattaaataaatattatttatttaattaattcatttagctttttTTCATATCCACATGACAACACGTTTTCCCAAATAGTTATTTCTTAATCCTATTCATTCTTATATTTTATCTTTCCATCTCTTAATCCtctcccttcatctttacctacccttttatcTTATTGGTCACATTTACCTATACGATCATGGCCCTTCATTTATCCTTTTTGCCTcttaatctcaaccattcatttcttAGAGGATCTCTATAAAAGGAGTCTCTCTCTCATTTCATCATATCAACtcattgaacaatcaaacattttaCATTCTAGCTTTTACATTTGCATCTGTACATCGTTGCAACCACATTCATTCCCCATTGAGCTCTTATGTAagtataaaaatctgagagcaacatatcaaaacaagatcaatggagataggagaacaatgaagatcaaacccattTGAATATGTGAAggtatcatttgatttattttatgatgTTGCATGTTTGATGGTTCTTCATTGTTTATTGAATTTCATTGTAGATCTAGAATTTTATGGTTGGAACTAGGGTTTGCAATAATAGAGTTCAAAATTTGACATACATAGTagcatttaaaaatatattttatgacAATGTGTTTGTAAATATAATATCTACTCACATTTAAAAGTTTCGTGTATAACTAACCATACTTATATGCAATCTACAGAAAATGAATCTTGGAATATCCTATTGACGATGTCAGAGAAGGTCGCTGGCAGTTGACTTGATTTCTCAGCCTTACTGCAAGTTTCAGTTTGATAACAGGGCTCTGTGTTGACAGACAAACACCAGTTGTTGAAGAGAATTTTATCAGTTTATTCAACTAGCAGATACAGAGCGTGGGAAGGCAAATGGAAGGAAAGGGAAAGGAGAAAGCCATCGGCATTGATCTGGGAACAACTTATAGCTGTGTGGAAGTATGGCAGAATGACAGAGTTGAAATCATTGTTAATGACCAAGGAAATAGAACTACTCCTTCTATGGTTGCTTTCACAGCCGAAGAGAGACTTGTCGGAGACGCTGCCAAGTTCCAAATTTTTTCTAATCCTCTTAATACCATCTTCGATGTGAAAAGACTTATTGGAAGGCGATTTACTGATTCCTCTGTGCAGGCCGACATGAAACTGTGGCCTTTCAGAGTTGTTTCACAGAAAAATGGCAAGCCGACGGTTGAAGTGAGTTACAAGGGTGAGAAGAAGTTATTTGCAACAGAGGAAATCTCATCCATGGTCTTAATGAAAATGAAAACTATAGCTGAACAGTATCTACAAAGTGAGGTGAAAAATGCAGTAATTACTGTGCCTGCCTACTTCAGTGACTCCCAGAGGAAGATGACTAAAGACGCTGGCCGAATTGCCGGTCTAAATGTAATGCGGATCATCAATGAGCCGACCGCTGCAGCCATGACTTACGGCTTTGGCAGATCTCAGGAAGAGAAGAAACATATTCTGGTGTTTGACCTTGGTGGAGGTACCTTCGATGTTTCTATTGTTGTAGTTCAGAAAggcaaatttgaggtgaaagcagTTGGAGGAGAGGCGCATTTGGGAGGTGAAGATTTTGACAATAGCATGCTCGCTTACTGTGCCCAACATTTCAACAAGTTGTACaaaacaaatttttttgtgaattccAAAGCTCTTCGTCGACTGCGTTCAGAGTGTGAAAGGGCAAAGAGAAGTTTGTCTTCAGTGGTAGAGACTGTAATTGATATTGACGGTCTCTACGAAGGACATGATTTTTTTCTGAAGATCAGAAGAGCAAAGTTTGAAGAGCTCAACTTTGACTTATTTGAGAAGTGCATGGAAGTTGTGAAGAGATGCGTGGAAGATGCCAAGTTGAGTAAGAGCCAAATCGACGATATTGTATTAGTAGGGGGTTCCTCACGAATACCAAAGGTACAGGAAATGGTAAGAAATTTCTTCGATGGGAAGGAGCTGTGCAGAGCTGTAAATCCGGACGAAGCAGTAGCCTATGGTGCTGCACTTCAGGCAGCTGTTCTCAACAAGGAAGACATTCACATTGTCATGGTGGATGTCACGCCTTTGAGTCTTGGAATTGAACTAGTTGGTGATGTGATGAAGGTAGTTGTTCCGCGAAATACTTCGCTTCCCACTCGGAAGGAGACATCCGTCACTACAGCATATGACGATCAG contains the following coding sequences:
- the LOC131035170 gene encoding heat shock cognate 70 kDa protein-like; translated protein: MEGKGKEKAIGIDLGTTYSCVEVWQNDRVEIIVNDQGNRTTPSMVAFTAEERLVGDAAKFQIFSNPLNTIFDVKRLIGRRFTDSSVQADMKLWPFRVVSQKNGKPTVEVSYKGEKKLFATEEISSMVLMKMKTIAEQYLQSEVKNAVITVPAYFSDSQRKMTKDAGRIAGLNVMRIINEPTAAAMTYGFGRSQEEKKHILVFDLGGGTFDVSIVVVQKGKFEVKAVGGEAHLGGEDFDNSMLAYCAQHFNKLYKTNFFVNSKALRRLRSECERAKRSLSSVVETIRRAKFEELNFDLFEKCMEVVKRCVEDAKLSKSQIDDIVLVGGSSRIPKVQEMVRNFFDGKELCRAVNPDEAVAYGAALQAAVLNKEDIHIVMVDVTPLSLGIELVGDVMKVVVPRNTSLPTRKETSVTTAYDDQTAVDFGVFEGERPLVAFNNLLGKFVLRGIPASPAYAPSIKVCFEVDIDGILNVPVHDKGSGASNEITITNEGGRLSIQEIDKMILDAEKFHREDEEAMEKHVAKNALECYVSNMKKRAMKAKSEGSMDADVPEDLISTITAVAEWLNDIDNVTVVELQDKLKELEMKCLRLFSCKRFKFIKSEE